Within the Glycine soja cultivar W05 chromosome 3, ASM419377v2, whole genome shotgun sequence genome, the region TCTTACTTGAGTCATGTTTGGAGCAAAAACCATTGCAATATTGCGTGCATTCATCTTGTTCAAGTTTTCCATTTGAGCAACATCTGCCATTAAGTTTATTGCCCAATCTAGCAAAGCAGCTTCTGTTGGAGGAAGAAGCCTCACAAGCTGAGCACATTCTTCTTCTGACTGGGATTGCATCACCTGCTCTGGCGAAAGAGGGTCCAATACCCCAGTTGGTAGTTCTCTAAACCAAGCCTATGAAGGAACACAAACAcatcaaaattaatgaaataatctCTTTAATATAGTTGCCATAATGAGTTAGTGGCCTCTTTAATGCATCCACCACTCAACCCCATggttaaaaaaaggaaaacaattaaCATTAGTGTATTTATTAAATTCACCCAGAAAACATTCAAATAGGAATCCAACAATCCAAGACCAAATAAATCTCAAATTATATagggagaaaaaaaagggagagtgattttgaaaaggaaaaaaatagtaataccTTTATGAGACCTGCTAAGCAGTGCACATCAATGCCATCTGGTACTATGCCTCTGTTTAATTGTTCCCTCACAAACTCCTCTTGACCATTTTCAGCATTAATTCTGAAGATTCCTTCAGCCTGGATGTATACATTTAAGTttcaatttcaagattcaagcctaatttaaattaaacaacaaatcATACAAAAGGTTTCTGGTATAATCAAAAGCAAACATGGTAAAATAATGTACAAATTATTCATCCACTAACTCGCATTATATGTTCAAGAAGCATATTAATAATTCAAAACACCTTTAGATTCTCACCAACAAGGCAGGGAAGGACATAGGAGCTAGGATAAATACCTGCAGGCCTCCTTGTGCATACAAATGTCTTTGCATTAACAGCAGTATTGTAGGAACACTATTTCCTCTGGCATCAAAAGACAGCTGCATAGATTCTGTTGAAACTCCAAAAACATTTGCACTGCAAATAGTAACTAAAATATATCAACATTCAACAGGATAATACGATTCAGTATGCATCCACCAGATACATAATATTAAGAAAGCACCTAGATCAATGAACCAATCCCATCTTTCCCTGCctctcatttttctcatactgTTCACTTGTTACGATGAACCAAACCCACTTCAGAAGACTAAATTTGAACCACAccttagaggaaaaaaaaaagcccGATTCCAGGGGCAACAAAATTCGAAGAAAgattaaattttgaagaaaCCCCAAGTTACCTAGCGCTGGGAGGTCTCCTGGGAACTTCTGGTTCGAACTCCACAGGCAAACCGAGAAAGCCATGGAAGCGATCGAAGGTGACATGTGCCACGTGTCTCACATTGGAAGGCCACCCAATCTccattgaagaagaagaagatgtagTAGTGCTGCACCCAATCAAAGATTTCCTGAACGTAGCAATCAAAAGGGTCAAAATAGAAAGCTGATCCCTCTCCCTttccctttctttctcttcttcttcttcaatttccacactttgttgttcttccACAGTGGGAGCGTTAATAAGGGGAATTGGGTGCGACCCATCATTGGGTGTGAGACCACCACATGGCCGACGCGAACAGCTTGAGGATGAAGGCAACTGAAGCACTTccgtcataatttttaataacaataacaacaataatatatttattattattgttgttgttattattggtatttttcttcttgttcttcttcacCAAGAAAAGGCAAGGTTTTGGTGGAGTAGAGTTTCCTTCAAGAAAAGGGTCTCGGAAGGTGAGACGTGACCATCATTACTGTGCCTCCCTTCGGAGATGAATCATGTCATatgagagaaaacaaaaagaaagagatagtTGTTGGAAATGGTTATGTTAGGGTGAAGTGgagatgaagagagagaaagaaatgtaCATGTGTATTTACAATGTAAgaaagaattattattattattttgaagggAAACAAGTGGGATGATTTGTAttcattgaaaatatttatgttcAGAATTCAAATGTTGATTCATcttatttatagaataaatattgTTGGAAGAAAGAAtaggatgataaaaaaatatactattttgGAGGTGGCAATGGTACTCTGGTAGTGTGGCAGGCAATGCTTTCCACCTCACACATTGCCAATCAGGTGCTAGATATATTATTCAACTCTTGAGTCCtatctaaatatttatttccaagtttttttattctttcctgATTCACTTCCAAAGAGGACACAAGTCCTGAACAACATCTATGTCTAACCTTCTTTTTAGGTAAAAGTCTAACTTAATATACCGATATTTTAGTTTGttgattagtatattaattcATGAATCaatgtataataataaaaccCGTTTGAAACTTGGATAGAAATACGCTGATCACATTTTCTGTAAATAGGGTATGACTTTTTGCAATGTGATGTACTCTCATAATATTGTCAAGTGGTAGTTTGGAATCAAATTTGCTGCGTGAATTATCGTTCCCTCTCCAATGTTTATaagtgtgtctttgattttatattggaaaatttatttttttttagtctaaaactaattttggacaaatatttatttattcagatTCACGTCCaagagaaaaatttaaaattaattttatatttaaaattaattgtgatttttaaaaaaattaaatagatatatattaaataaaaaattatattaaattttattcttaacttatttttataataaaaatatttaaacataaatcataatattaaaaatagttttacaaaatcaatttcactcgtaattaattttataaaactcattcaaacacacattgaaaagcaataaaaagtaattttgtagatttgttgattttttataataaacatcttaaaatttatatttataataatttataatttgttacaagagatgtaaaaaaaaagagttatctAATACAAATTGCGGGTTATAACATATCAATAAAATAACCCAATTCAGTTTAAGAGTCTAAAATGAAGTTCAAATTCAGGGAAAAGATCATTTTTTGGGGAGTTTTGTGGAGTAAGTCCATATCAAACAATAATTGAATTTGACTAAAAAGATTTATGTTCAgaactcaaaatttaaaatttaaatcttacaTTTCATCAAACGAGTTTAAATCAACTTGTAAACTCCGTCAATTTTATCATCACATGAATAAAAAGTAATCCTTTCTTCAATAATAAATGGAGTATCTTtcttattctttaattaatgtgCTAACGATACTTAATTGCTTTTTTTCTCAATATGTGAGTTTTAGGCCAATTCTAAGTGCAGTATTTTGGTTGGGCGACTTTAATTCATACCTAATCGACTTGTTGCAAGATTAATGCCAACTTCTCCACAGCAGCAAAAATGAATGTTTTGTTTTGACGTAGGCCAGCTGTAGAAGAGGGTGGCGTGGTGTATCtattaattagttattagtCTCTTAATTTGTGTGTCCATTTCAAAGGGAATGACAAACATTACTCACAAGGAGACCAATCAAGATGATGAATCCATGATCATGACATGTGAGAATAAGACATCAGAGGTGTACACTAACCATTCGCTAATCGCTTCTCCGCCCTATCCATCCCCAACTTTTTCAGTGAATTGTCACTTTTTtcccctttatttttttctctgctTGGgacctatttttattattatgcatGCTTTTTGGCGGGGTCATTTTACTGTACATGTTTAAGAatcactatatatataaactgtGCATATAGGCTTTGTCTTACTAAACCACCTAAACAAATAATGAAATGGTGGTCCACATGGCCCGCCACCATATAACATTAGAGGTTAAATCATCTAAGAAACTCTTTAATATTATTGTCTCCACGTTTCAATAACTTCGTTGTCATTGTTTCAGTATTACGGCCATTGTTAGcggaagaaaattgaaaaaagataagGTTTAGCGACATCATCTAATGAGGGCCTTTCAAGCTTGGAAAAGGTCAAGTGTAGCAGTTTATAACCATCTTAAGAATAAGATTACTCTCACATTCATAATAGTAAATTTCTAATTACTTATAGCAGAGTGGTATGATTACTATGTTGCtttaaatatgtatttcttAATATGTTTAACAGCGTGACTTATTggataaaagtattattttttccaGGTGTGTTATTCCGTGTTTCTTTCATTGAAAGGAAGAGAACTATCAAGCAGAAGGTTGAAAATTGGAATTgaatcttaattataaaatttgttaaataaatcGAAATAATTTATAccattcatatattatttttaaaactttaaataaattctCTATCAATTCTCGTAAGTGCACACAGCATATGAACTTGTTTTCAATAACaaattagatattaaattacaattttaatctACTTTAccaaaataacttttgacttcaGCTAacctatttttttgtcatttaatttCTGTTTTCGACAAGCTGTGTACTTAATTTCATtagttaaattcattttttctaaGGAGATCTAAATAATGCCACGTGTGGCTGCTCATGAAAGGTTTATACCTAAAATCTCTTGTCTAATTGCTTTAGCTTTACAGTTTAGCTATTATGAATTCAATATACTTGTTGATGTATATATAGTGtcattatttgaatataaaagaaattaatattgtaTATCAGTATCTCgcttactttttgtttttcagaTATATATACAAACGCATCTGAAAAATACGTCCCAAAATACTTGctaaaattaaaagagagaaatgtcGTTGTCTCGTTTTAATATTCAATAAACATTTTCTTGTCACTGTATCATGATAGAATTAGAAATAATGTTTCCATTACTCTGGCATAGGATAGGACAAGAAGCCTAatgaatttgcttgagaaaaaaaaaacatgcagctGTCTATGACATGGTgggtttttttatattagtttggAGTTATAATTCTCACCAAACACGTACCACCATTTAGAGCATGCTTGGTTTTCCTATGCCTGACCTCAAACATATGTTTGCACAAATTCCGAGACAATTCTGACAGACACCCCAAACACAACGGAAATGTAAGGATTGGGATGCTTTGACTTACTTCTGTTTGTAAACGCAAATGGCTACCCAAACACATATACACACTTAACCGTTACAAGAAAGCAGCAACTGTGATTTGAGGGGGgaaaagaaatgaagaaaaaacacattAATTCTTTCTTGCTAATAGGTAAGACTGTATATTGAAACCTAATGAATCTTGTGGAGCTCATTACTCAAGCAgccaagaaaaaacaaacaaacaaaataaaaagaactgcAATGGGCTAGCTATGGTTTTCTTGTCCCCGTCGATCGATCATGAACTTGTTTCTTAACGGATATATAATGCTAAAGCAAAATTAAAGATACTTCATGGCTCCATGCTACTTTTCAGTAGTCTTTAAGCTTTGCATTTaataacaacatatatatatatatatatatacctctctctctctcccgtTGCATAAAGTGAAAAAAGGAGACCGCTAGCACAAGCTTCTGTACTGGGTTGAGAAAGCCGTTGCGATCGAGTATTCAGAAGGCCTTTTCGAATTAGGATGCCTAACATGAACAtttgaaataagaaaagaaaaattattttacgtgTATAAaccaaaaacatttttaaggGCTACAATATCTGCCTCTTTAGAATGACATGAAAGTCTTCTAACATGagaaaatataagcaaaataaaaattacttcaaGGTGTGTACAtggtttagattttttataaatCAAATTGGATCTAGAAATCAAACCATattttacccaaaaaaaaaacataaaaggtgATTTAGAAATTTTGTGCACCGATGTAggatcaaaaatatttttgaaactaaAACCGGTTTAAAGTTTTTGTTAACAAGAGAAGTGTAACTTTTCTCATATTTCCTTCTCCCTTAACCATCATGCAACCAACCAACCTATATCtccttattatataaaaataatagtagtGTTGAGACatatatgtaattaaattttctagACCAAAAGAGGGACACGTGTAATTTTTTCAGTcaatctttaattaaaattgtgccTTTTTGTAATTAGCTATATTAGTGGATTACATTAAATGACAATAAGGGTTCacgtttttaaatttatataatctaGATTTTATTCTCTTCCATAAGAAGGCATGTACGTTGTCCTTAGAAACATTGAAGTTTTTCACACAATGGGCAAACCTAGACCTGCTTTGTCTTTAAGATGCTCTTTGGAGATGGTGCAAATCATGTAGTTGTGCTGAAAGAGTAACACGAGCAAACTACAAGGAGAACATGCATTGTCTACAAAACCGGtttaaaaaccaattttaaaTCCCAAACCttgttttaaaaacaaaattttcttctaaaaccTGTTTTAAAACCGGTAAATGCATCCCTCAACATTCTGCAAACTATCAGGAGACCAAGCTCCACCTATAGTAGCCAAAGAAACATATTACAAGAAAGAAAACCACACTGGTCACGTCTTATAATCTGCAAGTAGTTAAACATGCAAAACATACCCAAGCTCAATTGGGTATTACTGAGTTGTAGTGAACTTAATTCTAGAGAAAATACCGACTTTATCAAAGGTAATTTATCAAACACCTTATAAGCATTAAACCATAAATGCACCCAAGCTCAAATCTTCTCCACAACTAGTTGTTTGGAAGATTTTCACAACTATAATCATTCCCCAATATTCTCCTCAAACATGAACAATGCAGCAATACAAAATAGACAAATAGAAAAGGAATACTGGCAATACAAAAAGACTATTTAATGTGTAAAATCACAACAACGATTATCTATCCAATAacgtaaatattaaataagaaccATTTATATTTCTACAGGATTTAATGCAAACCACATATTGAATTCAAATGTTGAAATAGACGAGCATTTAACCAAAACCTAAGCAATGACAGAGAAGATACCTCAAATCACAGATTACAGCAAATAAGAGAAACTATGGCAAAGAAGCCTGTGAAGAGAACAAGCAAATACAAAGAAGGAATTAATTTTCCAGGTACTGAAAGCATACAAATATGTGTGTGACCTAGAACTTCAATTGTTCAAATGAATCAACCAAAATTATGTCAGTAACAACAAATATCATGTTTGGAAACCTGTTTGTAGAGTGCAAACAGGGAATCACACTTTCCAAAGGACTCAAACAGGAAGCaagttttttcatattttccatTGAACGTGGGCTTGCGAGTTATCAactgcaaaccaaacacacactaTGACTCCATACATTTTAGTGTAAACTCTAATAGCTCCATCAACAACCCCAAGTTTAGACTTTAGAGCATGGAGAGGAAGAGAGAAGTTTTCACGCTAAATGCAAtataaaaagaagaggaaaaatcAGCTAAAAGGGATATATGTAAACATTTCAATTGGATCTAGTCACAGCCCTCACACTAAAACACTATAGGTATCCTTCCCTAACAATTTAACCTGGAGAACCCAAATGAGTGGCCAACATGACCATCTTACAATCCACAATTACAAGCTACTCTCAATAGCTACATTGTTCAAATACACAACCATTAAccagaaaatacttatatagAATGTTTACAAGACAGAAATCAAGTCCTGTTCACAGGTTCAAGCGCCTCAACAGTGACCACACTATTTCCTCTGATTACCTGCAATAAGAGGGAAAATTATCAATCTAAAAACCATGTCCATGCTCTATTAACTGCTATACCATGACCATTGATATGCAAAAGAGGACTCACCACCATCCCTATGTCATTTTTCTCATTGCCATTCACTTCCACAGTGTTGTCAACAACTAAATTCATAAACTGGTCGAAGCCACGGAGAGTACCAACAACCATGCGATTTGCATTCAGCTTGACTGCAAGAAAACACCAAGTATTTCAGTATAATTTTCTCACAAATAATGTAAGAAAATCATTGTCTAAGAAACAATACAAAAACTTGAGATATCAGATATTCATAACATAAAccctaaagtaaaaaaatacccATTGAATCAACAACCAGGCTAAAACATGCTTAACACCACTGAACTCTACGCGAAAGTAAATATACAAAGATAGTGAAAAATGGAGTTTAAGAATATTTATAGGCCCTAACAAAACAACACCCATACTCCAGCTCGAAAAAACTcacgattaaaaaaaattaagaaacaaaaaaagaaacacgAACACGTTCAGATACAGTTTAAGGGAAGCAACAAATAGAGAATCAAACTTACTCTGAAGCTTCTTGTCCATGTACCTGCCGAatccccaaaacaaaaaaagacaaTTGCAGATCAATACGCAGCGAATGTAGAAGAAcatggaaaattaaaaataaaactaaaattaaaataaaattgaagtggaAAGTGAGAGAAACACTAACTTCTTCAAATCCGGTGGTTGCCCTGATCTGCTCATTGTGAGGAGAAGAGATCACAGATGCGAACGAAGGAAGAAAATTTGGTTTCGAAGTGGCAAAACCTCAACTACGCTCACTCAAGACCCTAACATCGGAGGCTATACTCTTTATCGTTTAAAGCCAGGCCCAGTATACGAAACGATTGCTCAAAGGCACATGGATCTGATAGCATTAGTAAACAGCCAGGACCAAAATATGGGAAAGCCCAAATTAATGACTGAGGCCcgtttatttaaacttaaaaaaatgattttaaaattatctacaAACGatgtttttttagattttatataaaatataaattatttttcatcagttataaaaataaaaatttattttaaagttctagttgattgattcttttaaaatcagtcaaatttacttttcaaaacaatcaaaagtattttttaaaaattattattttcataaaaatttaaataaatcaaccaaaaattcaaaatatattttcaaacaaaatttaatttttattataaaaataaataaatgactcCATAGTAGTATTATCAAAACCCTAATGGTCATTGACTCGATAAGACTACTGAGTTAATAGATTACTGGTTGAACTGATAAGTCACTAGTTGAACTACAAAcactaatatatattaaaataaatatatttataaatacataaatttcctaacaaacatttatataaataaataaaactatcaTAATACATTTGTATATTTATAAGAATGGAAATATTATAGTTTGAGTTTGGCTTTATTAGGCCTAAACATGACTTGTAGAGTTGTCCAAATGGCCAAACTCACAATCCAATTCGACCTACATTAGGTTTAGGTTGAGCTAGGCCCAAAAAAGGGGGGGAAATACAAATAACTATAAAACTTGACTTAGTCCACTTACAATCCGGTCCACCCAAACCGAACCCGTGGTAGGTCAAATTGATATGCTTAACCAGATAAAAAATAACCTTGTTAAGTGACTCATCCCATTACACAACACTCTATAGTCTACATTACACAATACACACACAACGCGTTTCACTCACAATAGAATAGACCCACAATCACGACTCCATCAAACCATAACAAAATGTGAGCACCCTAACTCTATTCCAGTCTTCCTTGCGCTGCCACACACAAGCATAACCCACGTCGTCCCATAGATTAGCCACCACCACACCACCGTGCAGTCTCCCTTCCAGCCTTCCCCATGACCCACTACCACCACGACATGGCCTTGTGAGCATCGTTGTTGTCAGTCTCGACTATCACAAACTCACGACGACATGTCAGTGCGCCACCACCTAACCACCTTGTCTTGCTGCATTGAACCCCACACCTAGCACCCAATTTGTTAGGAAGCTTACAAAACTAAGGTAACACGTTTTAGTCTTAGTTGTATGTTgaaatttctcattttaaaaaatgattttttttaaattctagcTGGGTTGGTGAGTCAACTCATGAGGGACtgaatcaaacttttttttttccaagaatAAACCTTAAGCAAGCCTAGGTTGGGCTAATCCATTTATAGGATGGGTTGAGGTGGGCTAAGCCCAATGAGGCAGGCCGGCTCATTTTGACAACTCCATTGACTTGTTACCCGTCAAAGGCTTATTTGAAAGGCCTAAGTTTAACCTAGATGAAAATCTGACTTGGCCTATAAGCATATTTAATGGTCTATTTTATGATACTTTAACACCAAGATAGAAGTGATAATGGGTATGTTAGATctttatgagatttttttttttgtgtattataaacaattaacaaaaatgtTATCCTTTTTATACAATAGATCACATGGGATGAGAAGGTGATTAGTATATTTTACCAAGAAGTCAAGGCATTGCAAGTTGTTTGCATCTGCATTAGGGGTTTGGAATTGCAGGTGTACTCTAAAGTTTTGGTCAAGAGTATTTCCAAGGAGTTAGAAGGCAGTGCTACCAGTTTGAGACTTACTCGGGAGATTGGGAAGTTGTTGTCTCTTGATTGGTAACTTAAGATTATGCATCTTTACAAGGAGGTAAATGTGGTTGGCGACAGTTAATGCTCTTGCTAATTTTCCATGTTTTAGTGATGAAAATTTTGCTATATTAGATCATGCTCCTCTAAGCCTTTTTTATGTGTTATGTTTGAAACTAGAGAAGTTTATACTTCTCACATAGTCTAGTCAAGTTGTAATATCTCTTTGGCCTtgtacatatttaaaaaaagttagagaataaatataaacatgCTAATATTTCTTATATGAATGATTCTAAATCCTTCTATTAGCATTTTTTATGgtaagttttaaatatatttatattttaaagacatgtatttatttttctttcaatatacACAATAAGAGGATTTAAAGAAGTTAATTGAACTTTTTAATAAcaagaggatcaaattgaactTCAGAAATAActtagaagataaaaataataattaaatctattATTAATGATATTAAGAATATTTGGAGGATGATGGAATATCAATATATATCATGAAAAGAATGATTATGTAtgaatagtataattttttttacaaaatcattcaatcacaacttattaaatatgatacgtttgttaacttttaagttattttttttaaataattgaaatgataatttataattaaacgaAGAATTCTTACTTATTAAATTCACACACATTCTCATTCTTATTTGAGGGAAGAAAGTCTCATTTTTTATGGTCAACGAGTTCGCCGAAATATGTATAGTACTGAGAGTGCACTATCAATCATGGGCCACGAGACTACCATCGATGTGATCAATACACATTCGTCACATTGCCAGAGTCAAATTATCACCACAGAACAACAAATTGATGCCCGACCTTCAACACACTTGTCTTTGTGTTAAAGGCTTTCACATTTCACCTCCATAGTCAACCCatctttttcttatcattgaCCTGATAAAGCTGTCCTCTAACCCTTTGCAATCTTCCATACAAGTCTTGGTGTTTACGGTAAAAGTTTGGTTTGGTGGTtgataattttgtattaaattataatgtatggtcaaaaaaagaaatataaatgtgAGGATGTCGATGGTTCCAAGGATATTCTCCACCGTGTTTATGAAAACGCTTATAAAAATAGCTTCACATTAGCTTCATCAACTTCGTGGTTACTTCACGATGATAATGACATAatcagttttttcttttctttcgttttttttgtcattattgAATTGCAGTTATGAAGTTctagaatcatgttttttttttttaaacatccCTTGTATAGTTAAGCTAAaggtttaatttattataatatgttAAATCATTATGTTCGTTGAATGGTCACTTGGCTTTACTTAAATCGTAGATTACGATCCTGGGTGTAGCTTGCAcgtataaaaatgtaaaattcaaATCCGAGAGAGGTGGAGGGCACGGTCATTGATGTAGGTATAAGAATCTAAAAACCATTGTAATTTTAAACATCAAAGATGCGAAATGGACCAATAGTGGCAATACGCCTGCAGTAGTAGACTACTGTTCTGTCATTTTTAACGAACGAATGACAGATGTTTAATTAGAACATgtcaacaatatcaatatttttagcCATAATCAATCAATTGTTTTGACGCCATTGCACTGGCTTGTATATTTTGGCCAATGGCCACCCAACAAATGTGAAATTGAAACCACCCCAACTATATTAtgctaattatttaatttgcctGCCGTACATTACGGATGTTTTCTTTGGGTACTTTCCgagttttttttactaatagtaTTATGAACTATCGCCATTTTTCTTCAACTACAATGATTAGGGTATGCTTAGCCATGAGCCACTTCAAGATAACTGAAAGTTGGAATATAAAAATTGAGATTACTTTTCCacattcaaaatattgaattcaACTCTCCTCTATTCAAAAGTAAGAAACTACtccttaatttcatttttataataaatcccTCTCACACTCTAATTAGCTGGCTATCTTACCAAAATACAATCATATAAATCATTCCTTCACCTTGCACAGTATAGCTAGTACCTCTACATAGCTTTCTTTCTATATTTGTATCCCTAACATCGTCTTCCTTAAGCAACATGTTGGGAAAAAAGAGTTTCAAGAAACTGGCAAAAAAGGTGAAGAAGGGTGTAGGTGGAATTGACCCTGACCCTGTACGTCACGAGTGTTTGCTGAAGGaatatgaagaagaatgtgCTACTAACACACCCCCAATTGGTTTTTTTGCAGTTTATGTCGGGGAAGAGCGTCAAAGATACGTGGTTCCGACCCGTTACCTTTCTCACCCGTTATTCAAGATGCTGTTGGAGAAGGCTTACGATGAGTTTGGATTTTCACAGAGGAATGGCCTTGTAATTCCATGCAGTGTTTCCACATTTCAAGAGGTGGTGAATGCTATTGAATGCAA harbors:
- the LOC114407217 gene encoding rho GTPase-activating protein 5-like, whose translation is MTEVLQLPSSSSCSRRPCGGLTPNDGSHPIPLINAPTVEEQQSVEIEEEEEKERERERDQLSILTLLIATFRKSLIGCSTTTSSSSSMEIGWPSNVRHVAHVTFDRFHGFLGLPVEFEPEVPRRPPSASANVFGVSTESMQLSFDARGNSVPTILLLMQRHLYAQGGLQAEGIFRINAENGQEEFVREQLNRGIVPDGIDVHCLAGLIKAWFRELPTGVLDPLSPEQVMQSQSEEECAQLVRLLPPTEAALLDWAINLMADVAQMENLNKMNARNIAMVFAPNMTQMADPLTALMYAVQVMNFLKTLVVKTLREREESIVKSNPVPDLNSFDDDGNHSNSEMLDKEDSENGNDCGDDDEDTVFVTAEPSQQSPSHLTEDGCETETESKSLPTSTENFISSGNRLVVDSCPCTFVSQICSLAIGLQDCGLATGQTKGDQAKICRSKSLQLSTYDTDKCSRKVIELPVSGAAEKNCGMAIIERINSRTELAEAWR
- the LOC114407219 gene encoding probable small nuclear ribonucleoprotein G — its product is MSRSGQPPDLKKYMDKKLQIKLNANRMVVGTLRGFDQFMNLVVDNTVEVNGNEKNDIGMVVIRGNSVVTVEALEPVNRT
- the LOC114407220 gene encoding auxin-responsive protein SAUR23-like, which codes for MLGKKSFKKLAKKVKKGVGGIDPDPVRHECLLKEYEEECATNTPPIGFFAVYVGEERQRYVVPTRYLSHPLFKMLLEKAYDEFGFSQRNGLVIPCSVSTFQEVVNAIECNNDKFDLGKFFAEFV